atttttttccaaTATTCTTGTTGGTTTTTTCTTGTGTATTAGACATTAATTTGTTTGGGCAGAACAAAGATTAGCTTCATGTATTAAGTGGCATTTTATAAGTTTAATCTTCTagttgatttttgttttgatatATATTTTGTATGGAAACAAATTaaaggagaagaaagaggaagagaagaaggaagaaagcaaagatgaaaagaaagaagaagagaaaaaggaagaaaagaaagaagaagagccTCCGGATATTGTACTCAAGGTTGATATGCATTGTGAAGCTTGCGCAAGGAAGGTTGCTCGAGCCTTGAAGGGTTTTGAAGGTAAACTTGTTCTTTTCCTTATTATTTCCATCCTTAATTTTTGAATTCTGAGAACCTCTCCCTCATCAATTTTTTGAATTGTATAAGAATAAAACAAATTGAGCCAGGAAAATACatataatttagtttaaaagtgtttttgtattAGCGTAGTTCATGTTTCGCACGTTTTTCTTGAAGAAAATACTTTTCAAGTGTATTTCTTGTCGTTCATAATTAATcagaaagaaattaaaaaggtaCGAGGAGGGGTTAGTGCAAGTAGTTTGAATTTTGAGTATTTGAATGTAATTAATTTGTGGTGGACGCTGGTGGGTGGACTGCAGGAGTGGAGGATGTAACGACAGACAGCAAGGCAAGTAAGGTGGTGGTGAAAGGGAAGGCGGCAGACCCCATAAAGGTCTGCGAAAGATTACAAAAGAAAAGCGGCAAAAAAGTGGACCTCATTTCACCTTTGCCTAAACCACcagaggagaagaaggaggaccaaCAGGTTAAAGAAGCTGACaaggaagagaaaaaagagCAGGTAATTATTTCAAAACCTACTTTCACATTTTCACTCACTATTTTTTCACGCACCGGGTCTCCACCATAAGATTGTCGTTATATATTACTAATGAGACATTAACATACTCATGAAATAATCATATATTTTAACCTACCTTCCACGGCTTTACTCGCTCCAATCTCTAGTCTATGATCAGGAGAGAATTTTTAATATATTAGAACACGAAGTGGTACGTcatatgtttattatataaatagaaaaatatatttttaagttttttttatttgtataatgacatatacGTATGTATCTGTGTTCGAAGACTAAGTACTGGTTTGATACTgatgtgcttttataaaaaatgggtgTAAAAAACAGCTGAGCtcaaaaaagtgtttggtaaacacttaaaaacagcttattttcatagttttacatgaaaaaaagctgaaaacgtgaagaataaaaaataagtttATTCTTACAGCATAACATAAAcagttttttttaaagcacataaataCTAAACCAGCTCAAAGGGTCTCAACTATCAGTCTCtgctacttttgtgttttttctgTGATCCTGATCACCaagcgcatatatatatatattttttttttctttttttaaacaaactatATTATTAAAACTAAATGGTAAAGAATGGGCTAAAACTCATAATAAgatagtaataatgtgattcaaattcgtttttgacgagaatcgaacctaagacttctcacttattaataaaaaagattATCATTAGATTGTGGTAATATCTGGCAGATCACTAAGCATATTAAGTTCAAGTTTGAAcgaattaattagggtttttatggATGGTGACTATATGGTCCTATGGATGGAGGAATGGGGTAGGCTCGATTCTCTAGAACAGTGATATCGTGACTACTGTTTTAAATACTGACATGAAAGTAACAATTCGAAGTCAGCAAATTACAGCCCCACCTCCACGAAATTCACTATCCACGTGCAAGTCCCTCACAAGAAAAAATTCTTAGGCACATTAGAGTATTATATTTCAAGTGTTTTAATCattaattcttaattttttaatctttaaatAAAGATTTAACCATTAAGATACTTAAAATAACAGAATatcaattaatttgaattggacGCTCGTATTCTTATATTAGAACATgttatttatgtattttattaacCAAATAAAATATACATGTATACTCTAACGTCATTTAACATGTGTTCCTCTTGAGATTTTGTGTTATACCAAAGACACCAGCCATACCATACTATGTTGTAGTTACAAACATATGCTGTAGCAACCATGGGCAATTGGGCATTGGCCATGAGTGCCGGGGGTCACGGGCACATGTTGCAGCCCCAATGTAACATGGAAAACATATGCCCTCCTACGACTCTTAGGCTATATATAGCTATAGCTCTTCCTTATGTATgatttaacaaataaaataaaagaaacatgTGCTCTACTCCCACAAGAGCCACGATAATACACATCTTTATAGTGCATATGCAGACGTAAATTGCAATAGCATGCATGCCATGCCATGGAGGCTGGTTGTCGTATATTTAGTCTGTTGAATCAGTATGCATCCCACTTCCTCACATTGGGAGTTGCGATTGTTGGTATCACATGTCCATCTTTACTCTTGTCCTTTATACATTGGACCTTGAACTACCTTTGCCTTATAGATCAACACTACCAATGAAATAAACAAAtctaatattaatatatatatatatatataattgttatcgacactttaaaaatctcattttgcattcaaattttttataataagaaaaaaaaatacatttatgaatagtgtagaatgagatttttttacTGATAATaacagttctctctctctctctctctctctctatatatatatatatatatataggagatCTGTATTCAAGAAACCAGTGATGTACGTAGAAAGTACACAAGTATATGGCCAGAGAAGACAACGTAATTAGACCAAGAATCTATATATGTAGTTCAAGTGATAATGCTTAATCAATTAGTTAAACCCGATCTTCTGGTAAAGAATCAATTATTTGATCATATTATTCAGAATTTTATCTCTGAAAAGTGAGAaagtatttatatataattcaaCGTTCTCTTGTCAGCCTCCTGCTGTTGTTACGGTGGTATTGCAAGTTCGAATGCACTGCGACGCCTGCGCTCAAGTTCTACAGAAGCGAATTCGAAAGATCCAAGGTACTTTTTCCGTATAATCTTTCTTTCTCTAAGCCTacatatatttgtttcaattcaattaatATAAGTCTTCTTTAATACCGCATGCATAGCGTACAGATGTAGTACAAATAGTTTTattcaaatgaaaaataaataaaaaatcacacaTTATGGGTTTGGGATTTAATACCTGGGGGTAGTGTAGGTGAGACGCGATTCCTGTTGGaaatttaatattattattatatattaaattaattgaatggaaattgATAGTGGTGTCTTTTGGTGGAAAATGTGTCCCTCAAAACATAAAATTCAAATGACAAGCTCTATGAATAAAGAAAGTcccatatattcatttaatcatTTTTCACATCATATTTACATATCCATTCACTCGCCTTATGATTTAGAATGCTACTATTACAACGCCGATCAATCATGAACACCGTAGTAGGGCGTAAACTtgctttaaaaacaaaatgTCTAACATTTGATATTATTTTCCATCATGAATAtgcattaaatttgattttagttgaatgaattatttcttattttacaTGTGATTAATATAGCAATTAAACCCTATAATAATAGAACGCCTGCAGGGCAAGTACATCTTTATCCGAATGTAATTAAAGCGCAGCCTAAATTGTTGAACTATTTTACCAGATCAACATGTAATATTTTGGAGGGtgcattttaaattaaatattgcaGGAGTGGAATCAGTGGAAACAGACGTAGCTAATAATCAGGTTGTGGTAAAAGGCGTAGTGGACCCGGCGAAGCTAGCTGAGGAGGTGTATAAAAAAACCAGGAAGCAGGTTTCTGTTgtgaaggaggaagagaagaaggaagaagaaaagaaagaagaggagaaGAAAGAAGCCGAGAAAGAAGGAGAGACGAAAGAAGGGGAGGAAGACAAGCAGGGAGAGGATAATAAGGTCGATATCAAGCGAAGTGAATATTGGCCGACAAAGTACTACTCGGATTATTCATCGTATCCAAACCCTCAGATTTTCAGCGATGAAAACCCTAATGCATGCTCTGTTATGTAACtgctatatatgtatatgcgtGCAGTAAGACATGCATGCCTAAATCTGCAATTTTCTACGTACATGTGGAAATTAATAATTGAACTATTAACTATTGCaacttatatattaattaagagTGTATGCATGCCATCCTTGGGCATCaatccgatatatatatatatatatatatatatatataagtttacATTGGTCGATGTTTGAATTATGTCGTcatgtaataatgtaattttttttaatactacATAGTATTGAATAATACGTGAAATTAATgactaagattaaaaaaaagaagatctaAGTAGGTGTAAAAATCAAATCTGATGACTAAAATTCTCGTAACATTGAATGATACGTAATATTGAAGTCTTACCCGTAATAATGAGTTCCTTGACCTAGTTTGTATCGGATGCTCTAAAGAGTTTAACCCTAATTGTGAATTCTAGTGTGTACTCAGGTGATATATAAGTAAGATCAAGAAGCTCCTTCCTTAATTTGATGCGTGAATTATTAGAACTGTTGAACATTGTGATTAAAGACAGATAATTAATCGATTGAAAGAAGAAGATCGAAGGTATAGAACATGTGCAGTGGGCAttggattttttaatttttttgggaaacGTAAGTATTGGATCTTTTCCATTTagataatttgattgttttgtttcttatttttctgaaaagattgttattttaatttgctTTTACCTTATGTGGTGTACCTATAAGGGTTGCATCATTTCGTCTTTGGGAGGTATAAGATTGATTAGACATATAAGTGTTTTTTAGACTACCATTTGTATATAATCAATTGAAGTATGAATCATTTTAATATGTGATTATTTGCACCTATTTATTAATAGCAGCGCTACTGTTTAGGTGCAATTTTAACATTCACCCCTCCTAATTATTAGGTGGGAAAATTCTCAATTTTTGCCCCTATTTCTGATTAGTAAGCGCGAATGTATTGGTCACTACTTGTTCATAGTTTTATGTCCATTTTTCTTGTCAAGGAAACTGATTGTCAACCTTAATTGCCTAATCGACTTCCTCTCCCAGTATAGCTTACTCACCACCAGTTGATCAATATCAAagaatatttgtttgtttgactCCAATGTATGTGATCGCTTAAGATTTTGAAATGGTGACGAACCTGCTATGTATCATGGTATGATACATAGAAATCTTGAGTTTAACATAAACCTAGCTAAGAAATTATAATGAACCCTACCTACTTAATCTAGGCTTGTATTGAATGTCATCTCTTATTGCGGGGATCGGACTACGTATTAAGACACTCGACGGCTCGAGTAAACCTTCTCAGTGATGAATCTTAAATTTCAAATTGACCatctattttcaaattttattagtTTGGTATGAGCGTGCATGATGAAATTCTTGGAACTCTAGTGAATTATTTTCATTCCTGATAATTTTTATTAGATAACATTGAGACAAGGAAAAAGTAGTCATGATACATTAAGGGGtttcttcattttaatccttgataaagattgaaattcaattaaaaccttatgttagattatatattcattatagtCCTTTGACTAAATTTCCATGTCagcataaatattaaaatttatattttcttgtttttaaatatttaatgtttttttttgttcatataATAATGCCCCtattaaatatttgattttaatttgctCCACATTTTTTGGCATTGATTATTGTCTGATTTTCTAAAATGataaacataattaaaaaaaatattagtgatACGTTACAAGAATTAACAAATACCTAATTCAAATTATTCATTATCACCATTCAAAGCATAGAGGAAATATAAATAGCCAAATCATAGTACCAAGTCAAATACACCTAAACAATGCtacctatatgaatgcacctaAACCATGGTACCTATATGAATGTACCTAAATCACAGTACTTATATGAATGCACTTAAATCATAgtacctatatgaatgcacctaAATCATTTAGGTACTGTCAATTAGGTCCTATCCATTCGGTACGGTCGATTAGGTACTATATAGTGTATGTCCAATTAATTTGATACGATCacttaagttgtgatttcacattctattttcttaatttgtatttttttttcatttatcttTGGATTCACCGTCAATTTGGCATCTAAAAgcccattttttcttctttcttccgaATACAACGATGGTTTGTAAGTTTTATGGCTTTTTTCGTTTGATCATGGTTTCTGAGTTTTCTGGGTTCTTTGATTGGAATAACACATGGAGGTTTATGTTATAACAAACATGTTAATTATGGATCTAGTTAATTAAGCAttcttgaaaaattaattatatatttgtttctctAATTGGTTTTAAGAGAGTAATAAGGGTAAATAGGGAAACTAAAAAtgcaataaatttattaaaaaatgattaaatgtgacatggaatactaTAATCTGACATGGAggactatttttagtttttaatcttacatatggtattattgaaaaaacaatcttatttagggattaaaatgaagttttctatacATTAATCTATAACGAGTTCCATATATTTTGAGCAAAattgtttgttaaaatggcAGCAAACATATTCAGGATTTTTGGGGTTAATGAAAAAACATATACTGGGCTTGAACATGCATGGGctaaaaaaagagaagagattGGACATATATTATAGGATTATATGCTATGTCGATCGATGTACAGAACTCTCAAGTGCATGTAGAGGCACAAAAATATTAACGGTTGAAATTAATTCCAATAGTAAAGTCAGTGgaagaaaaatgaaacaaaattgGACAATCAAAGTTAAGAAACCCACATGAATTGGCTGGAGAAAGATATTAATAATATGACAGCCACTCGTCTAATTACTGGAGAAAGATACCCCCACCACCCCCAAAGCCCTGTCCTCTTTTGTGCTGGTGGTCTGTGTCAAATGTCAATTTGTATTATTTGTCAAGGCCGTATATAGCCAGTGATAAGTGGTGACCAAAACAGTGATGACCTGAGATCCGTTTTCCACTCGATCGATGCAGAATGTATTCATATATTATGGACCATGCACGATAACTAACATATGGTCCTAtcttaaaagaaaaagtatctgcTCAACTAGGGCTGCTCTTTTAGCTTAGTTGGAAACATAACATTGAgaatataatattattagaatgtgtatatgtatttaacataaaatcaaaagCCAATATTAAGATGGAACGACCTATTACTGTTTAAATTATTAAGGCAATACTTTATTTTCAACACTATCCCACTCGAATTCAACTCACCGCGTTTAAATTTCATACCCCTCCTCCTCTTAAGAGTATATTGCTTgcattaaaacaaaataaaataaaaactgtcTCGCTCCACCGTGAAACATTGGCAGTTAGAAATAAAACATTGCTCAAATTGACACATGTGAATATGAACGAATTTACAAATGAAAACTTAACGGGGCATCAAAGACAGatagatatatacatatatggaaCTACTTGAGTGGGAACGACGAAGCGAGCTGGCTTTATACGATAGGGGGCCGGGTCAGGTCAGCACACAGCGTTAGACCACAAAGGCATTGCCTTGGAAGAAATAGTGGAATATCGTCAAATATATAATGGTGGTGGACCATGGATGGGATCTCGGGAGATCAATCTTAACCGAAAGGTGAAACAGACTGTTTGGTAGTATACGCCTACTTAGGTGGAGCGATCGAGCAAGCGTGCTACGCGTTGGGTTCAAATTTGGGTGGCATTGTTGGAACCTAGCTTCGCAAGcttgaaaatcacaaaaagctAGATTGTCCAATCTCTAACTCTCCAACTGCCATTATGTATATATCAGGCCCAACTTATACTGCGTGGACTACTGGCTCTCCATTGTTTTAGAACAAATGGACGAGGCAGAAATAGAATCATGCATGGGGGAGTATAGATGTAGTTATGTAAATAAACTTTATTATGTCATGCCATTTAGTCGTATTGTAAGGTGAGATTCATTACTTAATGtctaatatatatattgggGTTATGTTATCAGGGGGAGGTTAGAATTAAGGTAGGTAGACTGCGACAGAGTAGCGACGCCACATCTATTTTTGTTTTGCAGCAATAAATGCAATGTCTTAATTATTTATATGGAATTCCTTGTCCCAAATATTGGCAGTTGGCAGGCAGGTCTTTTTCTTATTGTGAATGCCGCGACTTCATTTGGGTACCCAATGCTCATCCAAAAACTTCATACATCATACATGAATCACAAGTTTAGAAAtctgacaaaaattaacatattaGAACCAAGAAGCAACTTGATGCTCTCGTATTGGTCTCCACATATAACAACGTATAGTTGTAGGGccaatcaaataattaatggaTAATTTCACGTGATATAAATAGTACACTTTATAAACTTGTTGAGACTTGTTAATTTGTAAATGCCAAACATCGATCTCCAGTTTCTAGTGATTTTGATTCAATCAAATGAAACCTACATTACAGACTGAGAATCTGAGCAATAAGGTAGAAATTGATGATTCAAATCAAATGAACCAAAAGCTCTGTTGCTCCTTCTGTTGCTCTTATATATATCGTACGTTCCAGAAGATCACCAGGCCTACCCATTGCAACTAATCGCAATGGAAGTGCTGTCTTGTAACTACTTTTGACTTGTGAGTAGGTTCGTAAGTGTTTTCTTTAGGATCTGACTTCTCTGCCCTCTCACTTCtcatacactctcatccccttctatttatgcagtcacggttaagttacgtcaatattttatattactattactttttatcttattatctctataaaaaaattaatataaaatgttgacatggtttAACTGTGATCGTACTAAATAGAAGGGCTGAAAATgtatgggaagtgggagggAGAGGCCGGGTCCTATTCTTTATGTTATAAGTGCCTACTCTTGTCCCTTTCAATCTTTGATCGATCGAGTCGAGGCTAAGGAGTGCGGAGTGCTGAGTGTTGAATGAATCTCAACTGCTGAGTTTCAGCATGAAAAGTTTACGAGTTTGGACTAGCGGGTCCACTAGTGACTGTGGGACCTCCCACCCCTTGAGCCACCCGTCTCTGTATATCGCGGGTCAACATACATACTACTCGGTCTTTGCGAAGAGTAATGTTATTTATATCATATTTTgtatcacatttttatactatcTTACGTAGCATTTGATGTGAACAACcatatcatttgaattaatcaaatttttaaatttagttcattatttaataaactaataattaagaaaaactagttaattaaatgataattgtggtatacgagaagtctttctcctttatttccttgggttttgcaaatttttcaaataataTGACTGTCTACATCAAATGTCACCTAAAATGATAtataaatatggtacaaaaataTGATATGAATAATATTACTCATTTGCGAAAATATTCTGCAGGCCCCGGCATGGCCACCAGCCACCACGCATCAATGAAAGGGAGCTCTTTTGTGCATGACATGAGGATCATCTTTCATTCTTCTTTCCAATGTTTCAAGCTAGCTTTTGAAATGTGAAGGTCACATCACAATTCAATTCCAATTGGCACAGTACCTCACTAGCTATATACGGTGCCTTTACCTTCCAGATGAAGcaaatatatacatgtatatttatatatttggaCCACGTGTCCTGTTTTCTCATAGAGATACGAATTATGTCATTTCGCTCTCTATATATGATGCATCAGATATATAATgagaaaaattaaacaaaattcctATGCTAGAATCCACTAACAAATAAGTTGAAGTCCATCAGCAATCCTTAATTTCTATTctacaataatatatatataatcatctaTTAGAACCCGTAGCCGGTTGGACTCAATGTGTTTGTTGCCGCACGGAACACTCTCTCCTCCCAACTTCTGCACTCCTAACCAAATGAGTCCtcatggtttttatttttagttattcATTTGTACTAGTGAGCCAACATATGGTTTTTACTCCAGCCAACCTCAGTGATCCAAAATAGTAAGAGCATATTGAGGTATGCAATGTGTCATCTTATTAAAATGAGTGGTTTTCTAAGCTCAGAAATAACATGATTCATAGATTGGATACGCCATTTTGCCTCATCTACAACCATAACTAGTTTCTTTCCAAAGGAAGATAATCACTACTTATATATAGAGTCTATAGACTATATAAA
This genomic interval from Malus domestica chromosome 05, GDT2T_hap1 contains the following:
- the LOC103408748 gene encoding heavy metal-associated isoprenylated plant protein 7-like; this translates as MGEEKKEEEKKEESKDEKKEEEKKEEKKEEEPPDIVLKVDMHCEACARKVARALKGFEGVEDVTTDSKASKVVVKGKAADPIKVCERLQKKSGKKVDLISPLPKPPEEKKEDQQVKEADKEEKKEQPPAVVTVVLQVRMHCDACAQVLQKRIRKIQGVESVETDVANNQVVVKGVVDPAKLAEEVYKKTRKQVSVVKEEEKKEEEKKEEEKKEAEKEGETKEGEEDKQGEDNKVDIKRSEYWPTKYYSDYSSYPNPQIFSDENPNACSVM